The following proteins are co-located in the Citrobacter freundii ATCC 8090 = MTCC 1658 = NBRC 12681 genome:
- the ubiU gene encoding ubiquinone anaerobic biosynthesis protein UbiU, producing MELLCPAGNLPALKAAIENGADAVYIGLKDDTNARHFAGLNFTEKKLQEAVSFVHQHRRKLHIAINTFAHPDGYARWQRAVDMAAQLGADALILADLAMLEYAAERYPHIERHVSVQASATNEEAINFYHRNFDVARVVLPRVLSIHQVKQLARVTPVPLEVFAFGSLCIMAEGRCYLSSYLTGESPNTVGACSPARFVRWQQTPQGLESRLNEVLIDRYQDGENAGYPTLCKGRYLVDGERYHALEEPTSLNTLELLPELLAANIASVKIEGRQRSPAYVSQVAKVWRQAIDRCMADPQNYVPQAAWMETLGSMSEGTQTTLGAYHRKWQ from the coding sequence ATGGAGCTGCTCTGCCCTGCCGGAAACCTCCCGGCGCTTAAGGCGGCCATCGAGAACGGCGCTGATGCTGTCTACATCGGGCTGAAAGATGATACCAACGCCCGTCATTTCGCCGGCCTTAATTTTACCGAGAAAAAATTGCAGGAAGCGGTGAGTTTCGTTCATCAACATCGCCGTAAGCTGCACATTGCGATTAACACCTTTGCGCACCCGGATGGTTACGCACGCTGGCAGCGTGCCGTTGATATGGCAGCGCAACTGGGTGCAGACGCGCTGATCCTCGCCGACCTCGCCATGCTTGAGTATGCCGCAGAGCGCTACCCGCATATTGAGCGCCATGTCTCTGTTCAGGCATCTGCAACCAATGAAGAGGCGATTAATTTCTACCATCGCAACTTTGACGTCGCCCGCGTGGTTCTGCCGCGCGTGCTGTCTATTCATCAGGTGAAGCAGCTTGCTCGCGTCACACCAGTTCCCCTGGAAGTGTTCGCCTTTGGCAGCTTGTGCATTATGGCGGAAGGCCGTTGCTATCTTTCGTCTTACCTGACGGGCGAATCTCCTAATACCGTCGGTGCCTGCTCCCCTGCCCGTTTTGTGCGCTGGCAGCAGACCCCACAGGGTCTGGAATCTCGCCTGAACGAAGTGCTGATTGATCGCTACCAGGATGGCGAAAACGCCGGGTATCCAACGCTGTGTAAAGGGCGCTACCTGGTGGATGGCGAGCGCTACCATGCGCTGGAAGAACCCACCAGCCTCAACACGCTCGAACTGCTGCCGGAACTGCTGGCTGCCAATATTGCCTCGGTGAAAATCGAAGGTCGCCAGCGCAGCCCGGCTTACGTTAGCCAGGTGGCGAAAGTGTGGCGTCAGGCAATCGACCGCTGTATGGCCGACCCGCAAAACTACGTCCCGCAGGCCGCGTGGATGGAAACGCTCGGTTCAATGTCCGAAGGCACGCAGACCACGCTTGGCGCGTATCACCGTAAATGGCAGTGA